ACAAACCTGCTAATACacacaaaaatttaattgaacaaTCAAATATTAAAGATTATCGATTGTAACCTGTGTAAGACGCAATACCGAACCATCACCAGGATCCACCTCAAGGGGCTCTCCACTTTTGACCTCAACACCTGGACATTGTATAACATagcaaaattataaataatggCTTATGCAGAACAAAGAATGCCAAAGCCACACTTGTATCAATTTGTAGGATGAAATCAGAACAGTATGGTGCATGTACACATCATCCACGCCAGAGCACAATagacaaacaaacacaaaacctTTAAATTACAATTCCCAAGTAtacattaaacaaaaataaaggacTGCTTTCGATCATTCTATTCCTAAtctatttgaaaataattagctACTacaaagaaaagattaaaaaatcaatcaaagtAATATAAACGCTAACGCAAAGCCTACGCAGTAGATGTAAAGGCAATTGAAATGCAGAAAAcaagtttatttaaaaaaaaataaataaataaataaaaaaataaaatccccTACTTTTACGCAgagtttaataaaattaaaaacagatCATAAACCACAGCACATTTTCCTCTACGAGTATAAAACACTATAATTCATGTATAGGATACTATTATCTCACCTATCGCAAATATCTAACACAACCAAACGAAACAAAACTCTACATATACACATTCAGAGTTTATTTTTCACTTACTTTCTAGCCAAGCAAACAAGGGAAACTAACTTTACAGGACCAAAATAGTCAACAAGGGACATACAGCACCTACAGTTTCTAAGAAATCAAAGCCATAAACAAACGGAAAATCAGACCATATAAACCCTAACTGTCTGTATGGTTTCCGATAAGTCCAGTAAAacgaaagaaaaacaaaactcgACCGAGCCAAACGCTAGCAACAGGCTATGGATCGGTCCAGTAAACGGATTTTCTTTCTCAAGCATCAAACTAGTGATAAACTCATTAGCACCAAAACCGTGTGTTTCCGCACCATTTTCCCGTAGTTTCTCGGAAATCAAACGGCCAAAGAAGTCCCGAAAATCAGAAGGCGCAACATTGCATTACATGAAACAAGATGGAAATTCCGACGTATGAGATTACAAAATCCTAACAACAAGGCGATATGAACGGacggagaaagagagagagagagtaccccAAAACTCCATTTGCGACAGTTGAATCTTGAAAGCGAGAGTCTGCAGTGCAGAGAGGAATGGTGGTTTTCCAATAGGCTGTGCCACTGTAGAGAAAGCCAATGGAATTGTTTTGGGCTTCCATGTTGGCGCAGGGTGCTTATATATGAGGAGGACGCGTGGCCCAGAGCGCTGATTCTGTGTTACGCGCACTACGGTATGACGAGCAGGCTTGGAGACCGTCAcgtaaataaattgtaaaatcatttttcaatccGGACGGCCCGGATATCATTGGATCAAAAATGGCCAGTCCTTCGGAAAAAGTCCAGCCGAATGCTCACGAGTCTCAGACAGCCAGGGCCCAAATGACCCAATGACCCAACGGTCTCTGACCCGAATACGTTCTCACTCAAATACGACCCCCTACAATCGATTTTCTTATGGCCAGCTCACTCAGCCGCTTACTTACGCCAGGCAACTATGAACTATCTTTGATAGTTTGTTTCGTTGGTGAAGGTCCTTCTTGGTTGGCTTTGAGcaccaacagaattcaagaaaTCATACAAGGCTAAATCAACTATTATTCTAAACACTTAAAATcgatagaaaaataataaatgtaatCATTTTAATAAAGTATAGTTATATCACAACAATTATTTCGTACATTAGATTTTAAACTCTTTACGTATTCTATGTGAGGTACTCATGGATTGGAGACTATGCTTGGGGTATATGGACACGTTGAAACTCAGTCTTCCATGGGGGTGTATTCACTCACCCTGATCAGGTTGTGCGTGATGCTGAGAGGGTATTGttgcaaattgcaatttaaACAAGCACAGGTACAAGCAAGGAGATTGCGAACACAATGGCGTTGCTAAGATTGTGATCAAATGGATCAACCCCCCACATGGTTGTTTTAAATCTAACTGGGATGTGGCCCTCAATCTAAAGAACAAACGCATGGGGTTGAAGTGATAGTTAGAGATCACTTGGGGGTGATCAATGTTGCTCTTAGTCAAACAGTTGAGGCTTGTCCGAAACCAATGATAGCAGAGGCAATGGTGGCCTTAAGGGCAGTGAAATTTTGTCGTGACCTGGGTGTGCAAGATACAATTTTCGAAGGAGGATTCCAAAATAGTAGTATAGACCATTAATGGGTTAAAGGCACAATGGAGCCGTTACAGGCAAATTGTGGATGATATCAAAGGGGTATTACATGGTTTTCCGAGATGGGAGATTGGGCACATCAAAAGGCTAGGTGGGCCAACCCAGCAGCACATGGACCGGCAAAGGTTGCTACTAAGGAGCCCACGGATCAAATATGGATGGAAGAAATCCCTAGTAGTGTTTTTGACATTTACCCCTAGAACAATTTGCTATTTTTGTTTATAGTTTTATGCTCTAGAATTTCGTTTGAATGAAATAAGAGatgatttgattaaaaaaaaaaaatctcccttCAAATTAGCtctaaaatagtaaaatttattaattacaaACATTTTCATCCTTCTAGAATTAGGCGTATAGACTCGTGAGTCGTGTGCTATACATCATATACCTTCGAATGTGAGTGTAAATGAGTAAAAATTTTATGTATTaatgtatataatataatatatattatttttttagataaattttaAACTTCATTCATAATCATGAAAACTATAGCTTGTTACTCTAACTGCACAATGTCAAGAATACAATTAAAAATCTCTTCAATCTAAAATATATCTATGACTTGTTTGATTAAACTATGTGCAACATAACTTACTTCTCGTCTAGTGTGACTTATCTGCCAACGTTGCATCATATTCAATTCCCCAAGCGTATCCTCTCCAGTCTCCACAATTGATAAGAGTAAATGGTtacttcaaaatatatatatatatatatatagtaaatggttaatataatttataatataatttactTGCTCTTTTGAGAACGCGACTTTGTATAGGTAGAGTTGGCCCAAAGAGCTACTAGCAATCACCCCGATATGTGGCCCATTGCATTGTGCTTTATCTCTTTGATGACTGATTGACGGCAAAGGAGTCAGTGATTGACTACCCATTCAATGCATCGTCCTTCGTCCCTTCATGACCGGCTTGACCGCacttgcattattattattatttttaattaaaaaaaaaaaaaggccagaGAGATTAATTGTGACTATTTTACTTAGGCGTAATTATAGTAGCACATACTCGCTGGGAGCCGCACAGGAGGGGCATAGACAGTGAGAACCGCATGCGCTCCCTTAAGTTCGACTGAGTCATAGCCTGATACATAGCCTGACCCCACCAAGGCATCAATGGGAACCAAAATAACTAATACCAATCAAGTATGTGTGGAGATTCTTAATTGCGGAAATTCGAATCTACACCTTAATACATGCCTAAccactttgaaaattttcttgggccattgaaccaccaccctttACGGTTTGCTTGATAGTTGAGGAagcttttttaataatttcatttgCTTTGTTTTGACAAATGCACATAGACAAAGGGAAAGGGAAGTGTTATGGAgctaaacaaatgaactcagaaaaaaatttcaaactgacgtcgcaaagttttttaaattaaaaaaatgtaattctctttttcttatctGCCACTCACgatttgccacgtcaatttaaaaattttgttgactTTACTTGTTTGGTTCCCTGACACTTTCCTAAATGAGTAAAGGAGGTAGTGAGGGTGGCAGCTTTTGTCAACCTTGTCTCTTTAAACTTTTATCTATGGCTACTTGTCCGGCATTGTAGAATTAGGCATATACACTGGTGAGTCATGTGCTATATATACCTCTGAATGTGAGTGTaaatgagtaattttttttttaaaattttaaaataaaataatataatttttgtttagagaaattttaaacTTCATTCATAATCATGCTTGTTATTGTAACAATACAATGTCAAGAATACAATTAGAAATCTCTTAAATTCAAACTACATCTATGACTTTGTCTAATTGGCTATTGCTTATTTAGTTAAATTATATGTGCAGCATAATTTGCTTCTTGTCTAGTGTGGCCAATCTACCAACGTTGCATCATATTCAGTACTCCACCTGCATCCTCTCAGCTATTAAGAGTAAATGGTTAATATAATTTACTTTGCTCTTTTGATTCTTGAGGTTGTGATAATATGATAGATTTTGAAAGTTAAAGTCTTTACATACAcgaattttgtttatataattcATGATAAAATATTCAGATTGacaaatttcatttaattaCTTTAAATTGAATATTCATTTCCCTCTTTTTCCTGTTATGATTTAGAAATCCTGTATGTTATATTATCTCTACATCTTCAGGTTACATAAGAACAAATATCCTTTAAattcagagttttttttttttttttttttttcaacttaataTATTAAACTGATATGAGTTATATATGCAAGATTCAAAATCACGTATATTTTCCACAAAGGCAAGTTTTTATCCAGTtatattatttatctcaaaatcaacccctaacatttttattttttacatcacatcaatcattttttattactattcaaataaaaaaatcacaacctctttttttttttttttttttaataaaacattattattattattttctcacaaatatactttctttctttcttttttttaaatcccaTAGCCATTTGTCTTTTAATATAATCCCATTATAAAATGTGTCGTCAAATCTACACCGGACGTGTAGGAAAGTTTTATGAACAACCCAATGACGAGGTGCCAAAAAAGGATGACTAGTGACTACGCATCAGATCATAGCGGTTCTTATCAAACGCAACAGCCATTTGAAGTTTAGAAACGCCCGAGGGGTACCGTTCGGAGTCATATGCAGCAGCTCAAAGTCAGCCCCATATAGCACACAGCAGTGAGTAGACCCAGTAGTGTGTAGCACTGCTATTCCCTCAGAGGAAATTCATCAAACACAGGAAACATGGATCTGGGTTTTCTTCTCCACGCCCTCATTCCGTCATGGAACTCGGTGAGTACCTTTACTTCGTATCAATCACCACAAGTTCCTAAAATCCCCAATCGACCCATTAGTTATGTAATGATTTTCTCATAATTTGGGCAATCAGGTTGCTATCCTAGCCACATTCTTCGCGTACTTGGCCATTGTCGGATCTATACTACCTGGGAAAGTTGTTCCCGGTGTGATCTTACAAGACGGTAGCCGTCTTCACTATCGCTGCAACGGTCTGTGCTTATATTTATATGCCTTTAGTTCAGTGtatcacttttcttttcttttttgtaggtCTGAGAATTTGAGGCTCAACATggttctttatgttttttttttttttttttgctttctttcccTAATGAAGGTTTGCTGTCACTTCTTATGCTGGTTGGGCTTCTTGGGATTGGTGCAAAGATGGATTACATATCACCCACTGTATGTGCTCACTTTATGTCAACcagttttccattttctttttcatttaagGCTAGCTTCCGATTTGTTCACATCTCTTTTAGGACTGTATGTATTTGAATAGGCTCTGGAACATGCATTTGAATTACCTAGCTTCCCAGAATGGGCAGAAATTCTGAATATGTAGTGTCATATGAGAAACTTTTGCTGAACTctatatcaaattaaaatattgcggggaaaaaagaaagaagaaacgcCCAAAATCCATGCTGGAAAATGAAATGTATCCTGGGCGCATCCTACTTCCAAATAACAATGAGGTTGTCAAGCAGTCttctcccccccaccccccaccaTAATCTTCTAGTGATACGCTGGTTGCCTGGATGTACTCAGATAAATTCGATGTGAGGAAACCACTATTGATACGTTGTAGTGTGTAGTTTTGAATGCTTTCGcagggttttgttttgttttttcatcttCCCTGATGCCAGTTATACAAATATGGAGATTAAAGTAATGGAAGTTTCGACATGTTGCAAATGTGGATGTTAACATTCTAATAATGTTTGCAGGCAATATCAGACAGAGGACTTGAGCTGCTATCAGCAACTTTTGTGTTCAGTTTTCTTGTAAGCTACAATTGAGATTTTTTCTACTCAGTGGTTATTGAGATATAACTTTGTCATTTTCAACTTATCACAAAACCATGCATCTAAATTGAAGTGCATGCCAACTCTTATGTCTTAACATTATTCTCCAAAATGAAACTTGCCTCATTGAAGCTCAGAGACTCCATCTGATAAGCTTTTCTAAAGTTGTTGAACTTTACTTCTTAAATCTTTGACTATGTTGGTTCGTCTCTTGTGGAAGATCTTTAGATATATGGGACCATTACAACAACACACACTATTAACCCCAAAGACAGATTTGATACCAAATTATTCGAATGCGGGAAATCCCTTTGGCACTTGAAGCTATATAGTGCAAAAGAATGGTAGATAATCTTGCTTCATGTTTCAGCATTCAGGATTTTGCTGCATATTTTGTTTCTAAACTGATGAATGTTTCATAGTCCTATTTATATGTGATGTCCTTTCAAGACTAGTTTCTGACTGCCAGCTGTAGTTCATACAAGTTTACTATTTGGCTATAAgctacatttttctttctttctgatCAGTTCATGTATTTGCTAACctttcttatattttcaatGTTAGGTGACCTTGGTACTCTATGCTGCTGGCTGCAAGTCAAGCAATCAGGGTTCTTCCCTGAAACCTCATTTCACAGGGAATCTAATACAGGACTGGTACTTGTGCAACCACTTCTATCGTGTGCCAAATTATATCCATTTTAGGTGGAATATTAAAATAGGCTCGAGTTCTACTTATGTAGGAAATAGAATCTGGGCTACTAATGTACATGAAAAATTTCCTGCCCATCATTTTAGCTTTCTCTTACCTGCAATCAAAGAATGTATGTACATTTTCCCCTGTTAACAAAGACCATATGTTACTAAAAATTGAATGTATTAATTTTCATGGAGGCGTGCTAAACCTACAAAACCCACACTCTTATCCTAATCCCAAGCTATAGTATCCTCTACATGGTTATTCAATCAAAATGACTACCTGGTCGTTTCAGCCCATGCAGAATAATGCTCCTCCTGAAAGGCTTTGATCCAATTCAGAACTGTTGAGTCCCTTTTTTGCAATAGCAACTAAAAGTTAAATTACTTAAccccaaaaaaagagagaaagttaAATACCACACGTGTGAGATCAATGGGTAATGCCAGTTTACCATTTTTCCATAGACTagttattttgtatattttttagaTATTTAAATAATGAAAACACGAGTGGCTCGGTGCTAACCCTTTGGTATTGCTTGATGAGGAACTGCCCATTGAGTTTTGTCTTAATTGCAACATCTCCCCAACGATTGAGACACATGACCCCCCAAAAACCAAATCAGTGATTGAGAACTTTACACTTGGTTATATATTTCTGTTGTTCTTTAATGACAATTGGTCAACTCTCAAGGTTGTTTGCTTCATCCCTTGGAGAACACATTTTGAGCAATTATCTTGACAGTGCTATCCTTTATGTCATTTAATAGGTGGTTTGGAATTCAGCTGAATCCCCAGTTTTTGGGCATCGACCTCAAGTATGTGATCCGGTTCTCATTTTTTCTGGACATATTCTTCTATGTTTGTGAATAAGAATCTTAGTTTATACCTACGACTTTCACTTTTGTTGTGACTTCTATTCTCCACATACAATGGTTCTCTGTCTTTCCTGCGCACTCAAGGATTGGGCCTCTTCTCTTTTCTTGCAAGCATGTCACTTCATGATTCCTGATCAGTTCATgataatatttcaatttaatctccTTGTCAACATCATGAGTAGGATGActtaatttatttggcattaTCATTACTTGTCAACCTAACATTTTAGGTTACTGATTGATTTGATGAAGTAATATAATCTGGCATTGTTATAGTCTACATATTTCTTTTAACATGTTGAATTCTCCTGTAGATTTTTCTTTGTCAGAGCTGGAATGATGGGCTGGCTACTTATCAACCTATCAGTTCTAGCAAGAAGCATTCAAGATGCCACTGTGAGCCGATCGATGATCCTGTACCAGCTTTTCTGTGTGGTAATCTTGTGATGCTATCACTGCTATGTTATactttgttaatatttttttcagttCCTTTTATTTGGACATTATATGTAATTGCTGAATATTCTGTTTACATCTTTGTTGCAGTTATATATCCTAGACTACTTTGTTTATGAGGAATACATGACCTCCACGTAAGTTTAGTACCATGTCTCTGCAGCAAGTTCATTCCACAATGTAGTTTTCTCCTGTGTCAAATTTTGGCCTTATATTTATCTAGAAGTATCTCCTGTTCAGCATAATTTGTCTTCAATTGCTCGTCCTTTTCTGACAGTAATATGCCCCAAATAAATCTGATCATAAATCAAAAGTAGGAATTGCCATCCTTGACCGTGGTTCCAAATGCTCTTGTTGTTCTCGCAGATAACATAACATTATCATTAAGGCGAAACCCTAGTTGTAGTGATGGGGAGATCTAGAATATCTGCTGGACCAGATCCTCTCGATAACTCAATGTAGATTATAACTAAGAGTTTTCCAAGTGGTTAACTTTTAGCTGCTGAAAATTTGTCAATAAATGTGCATGAGTTGAATATGGTGGCAATATGAGGAGGTAATGGGAGGTCTTCAGGTGGGAAAAGTTCCCATACACTGCAGTGGTGATCATACCCTAACCTATTATAGTGCCTCCTTGTATGGGTGCTTCCATTCCTCTTGCTGGCATGTCCAGAAAAAtctatttgatgttttgttcaTAAGTTAAACCACCTAGGATTTACCTTTGAAAATTACCTAATTCGAGTGCAAACATAATGTCTAAAGCCAAGATTGAACCTATAAATGCTTACTTCAGCCCACCTTGTATGCGTCCTTTGTGGTTCATTTGAGATTTTATCAGGATATGGAATTTTCATGGTCTGGCTATATTTACCCCTATAGTTAACTTCTCCATGCTTTTATTATCTCTGACAAGATATTGGTTGTCATTTTTTCTCATGCACCTTcgttattcttttatttctattaaaaCCTAATATTTCTATTCTCAATGAT
Above is a genomic segment from Corylus avellana chromosome ca9, CavTom2PMs-1.0 containing:
- the LOC132161948 gene encoding delta(14)-sterol reductase isoform X1 codes for the protein MDLGFLLHALIPSWNSVAILATFFAYLAIVGSILPGKVVPGVILQDGSRLHYRCNGLLSLLMLVGLLGIGAKMDYISPTAISDRGLELLSATFVFSFLVTLVLYAAGCKSSNQGSSLKPHFTGNLIQDWWFGIQLNPQFLGIDLKFFFVRAGMMGWLLINLSVLARSIQDATVSRSMILYQLFCVLYILDYFVYEEYMTSTWDIIAERLGFMLVFGDLVWIPFTFSIQGWWLLSNKAELTTAAVIANCFVFLMGYLVFRGANKQKHIFKKNPKALIWGMPPKVIGGKLLASGFWGVARHCNYLGDLLLALSFSLPCGISSPIPYFYPIYLLILLIWRERRDEARCALKYKEVWAEYCKLVPWRILPYFY
- the LOC132161948 gene encoding delta(14)-sterol reductase isoform X2, which codes for MDLGFLLHALIPSWNSVAILATFFAYLAIVGSILPGKVVPGVILQDGSRLHYRCNGLLSLLMLVGLLGIGAKMDYISPTVTLVLYAAGCKSSNQGSSLKPHFTGNLIQDWWFGIQLNPQFLGIDLKFFFVRAGMMGWLLINLSVLARSIQDATVSRSMILYQLFCVLYILDYFVYEEYMTSTWDIIAERLGFMLVFGDLVWIPFTFSIQGWWLLSNKAELTTAAVIANCFVFLMGYLVFRGANKQKHIFKKNPKALIWGMPPKVIGGKLLASGFWGVARHCNYLGDLLLALSFSLPCGISSPIPYFYPIYLLILLIWRERRDEARCALKYKEVWAEYCKLVPWRILPYFY